A single window of Cheilinus undulatus linkage group 12, ASM1832078v1, whole genome shotgun sequence DNA harbors:
- the hmgb1a gene encoding high mobility group protein B1a, with protein sequence MGKDPTKPRGKMSSYAYFVQTCREEHKKKHPEASVNFAEFSKKCSERWKTMSAKEKGKFEDLAKQDKARYEREMMNYVPVKGGKKKKFKDPNAPKRPPSAFFIFCSEFRPKVKGESPGLSIGDVAKKLGEMWNSTSSEDKQPYEKKAAKLKEKYEKDVAAYRAKGKTGGAAPAKAPAKMEKRDDDDDDDEEDEEDEEDEEDDDDDE encoded by the exons ATGGGGAAAGATCCGACCAAGCCAAGGGGCAAGATGTCCTCTTATGCATATTTTGTTCAGACCTGTCGTGAGGAGCACAAGAAGAAACACCCTGAGGCTTCTGTGAACTTTGCTGAGTTCTCCAAGAAGTGCTCTGAGCGATGGAAG ACGATGTCTGCCAAGGAGAAGGGCAAGTTTGAGGATTTGGCCAAGCAGGATAAGGCCCGCTATGAGAGAGAGATGATGAACTACGTCCCTGTCAAGGGAGGCAAGAAGAAGAAGTTCAAGGACCCCAATGCACCCAAGAGACCCCC ATCTGCATTCTTCATCTTCTGCTCAGAATTCCGCCCTAAGGTGAAAGGTGAGAGCCCCGGTTTGTCCATTGGAGATGTTGCCAAGAAGCTGGGCGAGATGTGGAACAGCACCTCTTCAGAGGACAAGCAGCCCTACGAGAAGAAGGCCGCTAAACTGAAGGAGAAGTACGAGAAG GATGTGGCAGCCTATCGTGCCAAGGGTAAAACCGGTGGTGCTGCACCAGCGAAAGCCCCAGCCAAGATGGAGAagagagatgatgatgatgacgatgatgaggaagacgaggaggatgaggaagacgaggaggatgatgatgatgatgagtaa